Within Cyprinus carpio isolate SPL01 chromosome A11, ASM1834038v1, whole genome shotgun sequence, the genomic segment ccagaacatcctagcaaccacagaacAAGTTAAAAACACTTGTATAGCAAAAAGTATAGTAAAACCGTAGCATCATTATGGCAGCTGTataggaaaagaaagaaagaaaaaaaaatattttgaaaaattcagATATACTatttacacaaccattcaaaagtttggggtcgggaagatttaatgtttttgaaagaaaccaAGGCTATacaatgattattattacaatgtaaaagaactgttttctagtttaatatattttaaaatgtaatatattcctgcatggaaaagctgaatttctagAAGTCATTActgtgttacatgatccttcagaaatcattctaatatgctgtttgatgatcaagaaacatttcttactatatatcaatattgaaaacagttgtgctgctcaatatttttgtgcaaaccatgatATCACACCTCACcatgaacatgaacaaacaatgaacaatacatttattactgtatttattaacctttgttaatgttagttaatgaaaatacagttattcattgttagttcatgctaattcagagtgcattaactaatgttaacaagcacaacttttgatttgaaaattaacattaactaagattaataaatgctgtagaaggatggttcttgcttagttcatgttaactaaagtagttaactaacattaactaatggaaccttattctaaagtgttaccataataatttcttaataaaaaaaaacgattaaataATGTTACTTACCCtgaacctttgaacagtagtgtattatatataaactattattttttagCACAATGTTTATGAAAAGCActacataaattaattttacttgcctatataaaaatgtatctgtatatttaaaaataatgcacatatatatttttttatatttctagttATTATCCTGTCATATgcgtaaacatttaaaaaatgtaaaataggcctacataaaatgTGATGCAGTACAATACTGTACATCAAAATAGTGGAATGCACACAtttaatccttgctgaatttCAGTACAACTATATCAGAATTCACTTCACTTGTACAATTGAATcttatcatttcttttgtttccTTGTGAGAGTTTTAGTGAGTAAGGAGGAAATAAACCATAAGCATTGTCGATTTGGTACATGTTAACATTGTGAACGTGATCTTGGATAGCAGCTGTTTTTCAGTGCCCAGTCTGTGAGTGTTCACTCAGCATGGTAAGGTATGATGCTTTCACAAGTGTGTCATGGAAATATGAACACTGCTTAGCAGAAGCTGCACTAAATTAAATCACCTCCTGAGGGTGTATTGAGATCAGACTAAGAGACAGCGAGAGTAAAATACTGAAGAAAACGACATTCTGCCCATAAGGGTTAACCACTCTATAAATATGACTTTGACactatcaataatatatatttaaaattaattggattaAGCACTGTGTTTGTGAAAATAACCTTCCATGGTTCTCTATTCCCAATCTAATCTTCAAAGAATGTGGTGGTCTTAATTTTATACTTgcttgtgattttaaatgcactaaactCCCAATTAAGTTCTCTAATTTTCACAAACAAGCTTTGAATGTGTGGAAATTAGTCTACAAACACAATTTCTCTCCCCATTCctgttttatttggaataatcaatatatattatacaaaaacaaaaccatttttggaACGATTGGTTTAACAAAGGTTTAATTTTTGTTACAGAATTGATAAATCAGTCAGGTGAcctatataattataatgaatttgtTAATTATCTTGGGACAAATGTATCTTctaagaatattttaaactcattcattgtatcttataaaaaaaatgaaaagatgtaTAATCCTGTAATTGGTTCTCTTCCTAATCTGACTGTTGGGGGCCTTTTCATtagtgaaaaatgtatatatcagAAGAATATtaaccaaagaaaaaaatcttcacGTAAGGCAATGGTGAAGTGGAAACAGGATTACCACTTCCTTGTTTTTAAGAATTTGTGgtcagatataaataaatatgtaattccTAATAAAGTCAAAGTaactcactttaaaataataatcagataCTGCATGTAATGATTTTATTAGTAAGTTTAAAGAAGGGTTTTCGCcattatgcagtttttgtaaagaaGAAACTGAAACAATTGTACACTGATTTTTCAGTTGTAATTATACCAAATTATTTTGGTCCCaagtttctttgtttctttttcagttattttacaaGTCACTATAACTGATGTAATGGTCTTGTTTATGGGATGTGATACTGGTTTATTGGAAATGGATAATATAATTAAACTTCTTATTCTATTAGGGAAATATCATATACATAAAGCAAAACGTATATCGACTGTACCAAATGGTAGACTATTTTCCACTGATCTGAAGATTTCTTTAACTCCTACAGAACAATTGAAAAGCTGTAAAGACATCTAAGCTGCTGAAAAGGATATTTGATGTAGGCTATTAGACACATGATTGATATGTGATATAGGATGCagaattttggttttattgttttacagaTTCAAATGTCTTTGTATTCCCATTATTGTTATCTcaataaaagaaagaaggaaaaaacaaacactctatAAATACCTCCGAGAAGATCAATTTGGATCAGACATCAAGGCTTCATGCTTAAAGGCCGCAGCTGATACATTACAGAGCTGCACTCAAACGGCTGCAAGCGCAGTGACACTTTCATTAATCTTAAAGTGAAGTCTGCCAACCAGATGGAGAAAGCTGGTGGAGTAACTTTAGGACACTGTGTCGATGTTTACCGAAAATCTCAATCCAAGAGGGGCTGCACTGACTATAAAACAATTGAGACTTCCACAGAAACACAGTTGCGGAGCCGAATCACTTCCAGAGAAAGAAACTGGACTGCCaatatccacaaaaaaaagaaaagaaagaaaaagaaaataccacaTGTTAGCACATTATTATGACCTTCACGAATTCCACTGAAACATATTTTACGAAAAAAAAGAGTATAAGCTAGTTCATGATGAATTACATTGGCAATGATTAGGTTTTCGTAACACGTCGCTCtgtctgtatgtttttgttcCTGACTGCGTCGACAGGTTATTAGAGGTAACTGCAAGAAATGCTTGGAGGAAGGGGAAATCAATTGTGATACTAAGGAGACTTATTAGATCTCTCACTGTgacagtaacaccagtgacagtaacaccagtgacaattttcatgaaaaatgcattttataaaaatgtctgcTGTAAGGTATCAAACCATATGTTGCCAATCATGGTATACCCACTAAATTAAGCAGTTTAATCCATTAGTATTATAGTTATTTCGACAATTCCCTAATAATAAATAGGTCATACCAGTGACGTCAACTATAAGCTTGATATAAAATCCtgaattaaatgagaaaatttctgataactgaaaagaaacagTGGACTCAACATGGGCCTTTTTTCATAGATCTTTAGAAAATAGGAAGGAGGAAGTCAAATTTGTAtttcaaaataacagatttttgtcaaacggtaacaccagtgacacaacTTCAGGGGACCACTGTttccattatatattttataatatttattcagcattttgttttattatgacatttatatcatatatttgatagttatgaatacattattgtattttaaatttttatttatatttatgttaaaaaacagtttgtgactgcaaaataaagcactttcccTCTGTACATGTCTGTGGGGACGAGCAGTTTTGTGGTGCTTggaattctttataattaattaaaaacaaatattgccaCACTGATGGCACAAGAAGGTCtaattgttcaaaaaacacattgttttatttttaaatatacataaaaattgtAACGCTTATgtgtttttcaattgtaatatttctgtaaaggctAGGGACAGAAAAATGGACATTTCTGTAGAATGACATGCTTCAAAAACGTTTTACATCGTAGCTTACTAATAATAGCCAGTCAGacatttaacatgatttaaaatgcttattTCTTCCACCAGTGCTTACAACAGAAGATGAAAGTAtgctattaaactatttttttctacCTTTTCTTTTACTATTGGATAAAAtctgccctctagtggacaagtacagctctatctatctatctatctatctatctatctatctatctatctatctatctatctatctatctatctatctatctatctatctgtctgtctgtctgtctgtctgtctgtctgtctttctgtgcaAACTACTCTTTCTGTCAGACCCAGTGACTGTGCACTTCTGTTATTTTCTATGCAAACACTGCCTCAGCAGGTTCATGGCCTCTGTATGTCTGATTGTGGACAGTACAGTTAATTTTTTAACAGAACTCATGTTGTTTCCCTACACATTACACAAATCACCGTACTCACCACACAACTCACACAAGCTTTATGTGTAGAGACAAAGTGTACTACAGGTTAAACCTAAAGAGCTGAATAGAAATATCAATCTGGTCATAACTTTGAgttgattttagaaaaaaaattcacaacattCATAAACTCGtacaaatgcaataataaaatgaaGCATTAATAAAACGTCTTGCATGAAAATAGCTGTCAAAACAGATAGCATGTGCTATTTTTAAGATATTGTGTCCAATGAAGGTTTTGCAATGTTGTTGCGTAAAGTATCTTTTAGGGGATTTACAGACATGTTTTTGTCTTAGATGACAAACTAGACATGTATGAGAGCAGTATGCAGAGCAGCAGGTCAGGGTCatagtgtttgtgtgagagagaaaagtgAGGTGGGTCCAGTTTTATAAACacttcacaatttattttatttaaatggaacAAGTTACAAAGGATTTGTTGAATTTATTTACTATAAACCAGtttcttttttatgaaaaaaaggatgacaaaaGTCCTcaattgttaacattagttaatggaTTATATAACATGAACATTGAGGAACatatttggtcccactttatattaagtggccttaactactttGTACTAAcgtttaaattaatcatttggtacaatgcacttattgtgtaaatgcatgcttttacattgtacttatattttaaaaatacctacatgtaattacatctgtaattcatttctgtaattacataTGTAAGTACAccgttgacccatcccttacaccttaacccacacttaaacctacccataccaccaaacctgtccctaaccttaaccgtatcccacctcaatagcagcaaaagtgttttgcaatacaatatgaacacaataagtatattgtacttattttttgatgtaagtataGAGTagttaatacatatttttataccatttgttaatgtttttatgttatttcacagtGAAGTAACTactgttaacagatacaacttttgatttaaaatgatgtattagtaaatattgatattaactttaaaataaatagattatgtcAAAGTATTGTTCAGTATTAGTCCATATTCCTAATATagatgttaacaaataaaaaatgattgtgtTATCAAAAAGTCTTAGGGTTTGCTATAAGATATTAGCgtaatatcttttttaaatgatgaaacaAAATACCTCTTCCCTAGTTTCACTGATTTGGAGCAGTTCATTTGAttacttaaacaaaaaaatggcAGGGTGACCCTTCATTCAAAACGAACATCTGAGAGTGACCGCGGTCAAACAAATATTTACCAACAGAAGCCGGGGAACTGGGTTGGAGAAAATTCTGGaaagaattttgtatttattttacaagtagcataaagagaaaaatatagCTTTTTGTAACAGTGTGGTGCACAGTATCTTCACTTAAAAATGAGCATTTCAACTGTATAGCCTAAATCACATTTTACACACCATCTTTCatctaacaaaaatatatttcatatatttacaaatgatcAGTCAAATCTATGTgcttcattcaaaaatatttgtttagtggtacaaaacagacatttcttttttacataaatgcttaaaatataaatagcatgtacaagatttcttgattttttttttttttacatatatacacaattaatttatcattaaacTTCTTTACATCTACATCATCTTGAGAGAAGCTTCCAGTTCTTCAGTATCTCAGTAAAGCAATCAAACATGTAAGTGGAACAAAAAGCACAAAGTTTGGCTGATCAATACAAAGTACTTGGCATTGTTCCCGAGTTTAAGGACATCCTTTCATTTTATCGTCTGATCTTTCTAATCAGAATCCTCACTGCATGAATTGTATGAGCTGTCATAACACTCAGCCATGTAGGGAAACTTATGGATGCTTGGGTTCAGTTTGGGCACCCAGGCACGAGGTACCAGGAATGTCGCGAGGTTGAACAAATCCACAAACACTTTGTAACGGTCACTGAAAGATGAGAGAACGAGGCGTcactgatttatttcaaaaacttcATTTTATTAGCACTTTTCTGGGggtaaagtgttactgtttatGACAGATTTTTATCACGGTGTGAAACTCCCATAAACACCTTAAAAATGGGAATAAAAGCCTTTTATCAGAGTCAAACACTTTTAAAGCATTGCGGATCATAACCTGAGATAATTATGAGTACTGTAAATGAGCTGTCGAAACAACACAAAACCCAAGAGTAGTTTAGTATTTCAGACTGACCAAAAAAGAATGCATCTTTCTCAGGTCATTAGTGAGACACAAACCTGACAGTGGAGCGCAGATAATGGTAGCCTGATGATCCACCTGTCCCTGCCTTACTCCCAATCATTCTGTGCACCATACAGACATGGTTATCTGGAGGGAAAGGTTTGTGATGTTAGCATGGGATATGGCTGCAGTATATGTGGCTCAGAATCAAAGGCTTACATCTCCACTTGGTCATGAGCATATCGATCTCCATCAGTGCAGTCAGCAGCTGGAAGGGCACCTGGAATCGCGGCTCTTCCCTGGAAGAGGAAAAAGTAAGGATGAAGATCTCCACTGTAAAAATACCCTACTCTATAATGCACAAAAATAGTTCTATGAATATAGTGGATATGGGATGAAATGTAACCGTACATACCTATAGAAATTAATCATTAGAGCTCCCTGAAGGGCCTTGTAAGAAAGTCGCCGTTCACCTTTGGAAAAAGATCGAAACTTTTATTTTCAcgcaccatagacagtaaaaaaaatactttcaaagtAGCAAATAAAACAGATTCTTGGAAAATAGTTTTTCAGTCTCTACTATaaagtttcatgtttaatttaatgttttacttcccattatttgtaaaatttactaaaagcttctgagtgaaaatagttcaaaagtaaatcctacaccattttttttcagtgtagtattGAAATGGATACTATAAGGTCTTGGTAGTGTCCAAAACCACGGTATTACCATCATTTTACCTTTGTATAGGTGAATGGGTCCCTATTAGCCCAGACCAAAATAGCATTGAACTacctttcattttaaatttagttaatttttttttttttaatatacacattttacgttttagtttttatttatttccggtaagtaaaaattcagatttacatcCTTTTCATTTAGTTCCAGTTTGGTTCCAcagccttggcaactaactgcaatatttttatgtttttaaaattgctcaatttacaaaaatgtattaatagttttagttttagttaaaaacaacagCCCTGCTTATAATCTACACTACACTAGTACTAGCTAAGCATTGTGGGCCAATCTTCACCTTTGCTTAAAAGATGCTCATGTCGTTTTGGGTCAAACAGGGCGGTAAAGACCTCAGTCTGTTTGTTTAGTTCAGCCAGAAGGTCCTCCTTCACTTCAGAATCTTCCATTTTCTGTAAGTCAAAGCAACGAGTTAACCTTGATAACTAATATTAATGAGAAAAAGGAATGGGGAAAAAGAAAGCAGAACGAACTTCCAGTTTGTGCTTCTCCATCTTGAGACCCTCTTCGATGTTGGCTTGCAGTTTTCCCCAGAAATTAAATCCATCATTTTCCAGTCCAGGAGTCCTCTCCAGCCATTTCTACAATATACATAATAACATATAACTGAAGTAGCACATTAATTAATCaatgaaattcttttttttttttattcataatatcCTGGATGGGTCTTGAAAGTGTGTGTATTTTGAGCCTGAAGATGAGAGGTTTTACCTCCACCAGCTGAAGGAGAGTGGCTTCCTGTTCTGAACTCAGCAGCGTCTCGCTCTCTTGTCCATGGAAGTTATCTTTGTAGTGTCGTCGGTTGTAGGGGACTCTCAAATGATCCGCCACACCAATCTTAGCCTCCAGAAGACGGAACTGAAGACTCTGGAACCCAGAGGCTGGGGACAGATACTCCCTACAGCCCATGAACAACATCTTTAACTATCGAACGAATCCCTCAAACCATTTTGTCTGGATTAACTGATTCACTGAATATTGAtctacttgatttttttttttttttatgtcagtgcAGTATATCATCGCCCAGTGACTATAAGGCATAAAGACATTAGGATATTATAAACACTGACATaatgatttttctcttttttctttttgaagctgctttgaaacaaaatattttggaaatcactatataaataaaaattaacttgacgtttttcctttttttgcttttttgcttttttttttttttaaattgaggcCTGATGTTCAGGGATGTTTGAGCTTAGGCCATCCAAATCTCATGAGaaaaagtatgtattttatgATGTGGTGATTTTGTGGTGATTCAtatagaaaaacacaaaaacatgaaggTCCACCATTAACCTGAGTGAGTGTGGGGAGTGAGTAGATCATATACAAACATATGAATATGATCgtatgaattcatttaaaataggCAGCAATTTGCCAAAACGTAAAATAGCTATGAATTGACATGACTGTGTTGACTAAGAATGTTACCTGAAATCAAAGAAGTCCAGGGCAGTCATGGTCTCCAGGACAGCAAACTGCTCCACCAGCAGTTTGAAGATCATGGTGATCCTGTGGATCCTGCTCACCACCTTCAGCATGTTTCTCTCATCCCGGACCTGTGGACAAGTacacatttaatcattaaaaaaatttaaaaaaagaaaaaaaaaaagcgatgccatagaagaagcaTTTTGGGTTCCccgaagaacctttcagtaaatagtggaacttttttttttttttttttttacattgtgaataataaatttaaaaatctaaagaaccctatttcactataaagaaccttctgtGGAATGGAGAAGTTCCAttgatgttaaagattcttcaagGAACCGTCAATGCCTATAaacaatttgtattttaaaagctGTAAAGCTTGAGGGACAACTCTTCTCTTTGAAAGCATACTTATTTTAGGTGGTGTCCTGTCCACAACTCAATATTCATTTTGTTAGTTTAACTCACATGGTTTTTAATGAATAGGTCCCGAACTGAATCAAGCTCCCATAATATCTGCTTAAACCACAACTCGTAAGCTAAAAGAGAAAACACAGGATGACAGTCAGGAATTGTGGAAATGGACCCTCGAAGTGCAAAATGTTTTTGATGATGTTATGTGAGAGCTGACAAGTCTTCATATGGTATGAACGCACATAAATTGATTACCTTGGTGGGTAACAATGAAAAGATGCTCATCGTGGATTTTGTCACCTTTCTGTTGACTCTGCAAAACTTGAGCGTTCAGCACCTTGTCAAGCTAAAAGCAAACAGATTGAAGTTATAAAACCTTAATGCATTTCAGCTTTTCTTGCTTTTCATTTTGCAGCAAATTTAGTTATTAAGTCACTTTAGTGGCTTTGTTGATGCCTTTTTCTGGTGACTTCATTACCTGTAGGTATTCTCCATAGATAATTCCTCCTTTAGTGGCTTTGTTGATGCCTTTTTGGGATTCATCCTCTTCCTCTGCCTG encodes:
- the tdo2b gene encoding tryptophan 2,3-dioxygenase B — its product is MSGCPFLGRKHHKPSQAEEEDESQKGINKATKGGIIYGEYLQLDKVLNAQVLQSQQKGDKIHDEHLFIVTHQAYELWFKQILWELDSVRDLFIKNHVRDERNMLKVVSRIHRITMIFKLLVEQFAVLETMTALDFFDFREYLSPASGFQSLQFRLLEAKIGVADHLRVPYNRRHYKDNFHGQESETLLSSEQEATLLQLVEKWLERTPGLENDGFNFWGKLQANIEEGLKMEKHKLEKMEDSEVKEDLLAELNKQTEVFTALFDPKRHEHLLSKGERRLSYKALQGALMINFYREEPRFQVPFQLLTALMEIDMLMTKWRYNHVCMVHRMIGSKAGTGGSSGYHYLRSTVSDRYKVFVDLFNLATFLVPRAWVPKLNPSIHKFPYMAECYDSSYNSCSEDSD